The sequence ATACGGGGACAATCTTCATCGCTGCTTCTCCTTGTAATTACTATCGATCCTGTTCCCCAACTGAGTTATAGCATAAAGGCCGACGGCCTCGCATCGCAGTAAGCCTCCTTTGCGGTTTTAGTAAGGGTTGTTTCTGTCGTGTTTCATTAAACCACTTCAAACTGATGCACTACCCTCTCGGCCATGTTCTTGACATGTTGCCCGAATAGGATAATACTTCTCTCACAACCTAACTTCGATTCGGTTTTGAACGCAGGACGATGTCACCTCGGCGACGGGGCTTCTGCAGAATATTTGGAACTAAGGAGACCAACTGCGATGCTAAAAAGGCTATTTTTTGCCGGTATTGTTTCCATTCTGTTTGTTTCGGCGGCGGCTGCCCAAGGCGGCTCGACCAAGGGAAGCAGCGATGCAAAGACCTCAACTGAGACAGCCGCCAAATCAGCGGCGTTTCGTCCGACCAAGGAGCAGGTGATGCAGGGGCAGAAGTTTCTCAAGGAGCAGAAACTCTACAACGGCGAGGCCACCGGCCTATACAATAATGAGACCCGCGCCGCGATCAAGAGCTATCAGAAGGCGAATGGGCTTGCGCTCACGGGGAACTTTAATCAGGCAACGCTGGGCAAGATGAACATTGCCTTTACCGACAAACAGAAAGCAGCGGCGACAGGGATCGTCATGCCGGTCGAATCAACAGCAGGCAAAACCGGAGCCGTTACGCCGACGGATTCCAAGGCAAGCAAGACGGGCGCCGTTACGCCGACCGATTCCAAAGCCGGCACTATTGTCGGCCACGAGACGGTAAGCAATCCGTCAGCGACCGCCGATCCGAAGCGCCCGGCGCCGTTCCGTGCGAATGACGACCAGATCAAGGCGGCGCAGCAGATACTGCGCGACGGAAAGATGCTAACGGGCGGTGAGGACGGCAAACTTGACGATCTGACGCGCGAAGGGCTAGGTGCCTTTCAGGAGGCGAAGGGCATGAAAGTGACCAAGACGTTAAATGCCGCGACACTCGACAAGATGGGAATCGCGCTGACGGACAAGCAGAAGGAACAGGTGGCCGCGCAGGCGGCGTACGACGCGGCCAAAGCTGCGAGTAAGGCCCAATAAAATGGGTTCAATTGGGAAGCGGGCCGGGGCGATATGCCGCCGGCCATTTTTTTGAGATATGCGTACTAAATTACTGACACTTACCCTCATATTGATGCTTTCTGCGGTCGTGTCGGCCCAACGATCTGGAGCCTCAGCCGCCATCCGCAAGGTCATGGACGAGCAGGTCACGGCGTGGAACAATGGCGACCTTGAGGCATTCATGCAGGGCTATTGGAAATCGGATAAGCTCAAGTTCGTGTCTGGCGACAGGATCACATACGGCTGGGAGCCGACGCTCGACAACTATCGCAAGACCTACGGATCGCCCGGCATGATGGGCAAGCTGACATTTTCGGATCTCGATATTACTGTGCTGTCGAGCAGTGCCGCGTTTGTCGTCGGCAGTTGGTCGCTGGAACGCGAAAAGGACAATCCGAAAGGCAAGTTCACGCTGCTCTTTCGCAAACTCAAAGAAGGCTGGCGAATCGTTACCGACCATTCCAGTTGACACTACTAGCGGTACTTGGGACGCTCCTTCGCAGTGAAGAGCGGTTCGAGATATTCGATTGTCTTGGTGACAGCACCGCGATTTGCGTTCATCACGGCCAGAGCATTTCGGCCCAAAATATCACGTCGAGCAGCATCCGATAGAAGTGCGCGGAATTCATCCGCGAGTTTTCCTGACCCATCCTTTTCTGTAACTCGCCCGATCTGCCTCAAAGCGTCCTTTGATAGAAACTCCTTGACCGCGGCCGCAAAATTCGCGGTGTGCGAACCGGTGATGATGGCGCGCCCGGCGGCGGCGGGTTCGTAGATGCTCTGGCCGCCGTGCGGGATCAGGCTGCCGCCGACGAAGACGATCTCAGCAAGCGGGTAGGCCGCGCGCAGTTCGCCGATCGAATCAAGCAATATGACCTCGGCCGTGTGGTCGCGGCCTGAAGGCTGTTCACTGCGACGGACCCAAGAGAAACCGCTCGCTTTGATCAACCCCGAAACCTCGGCGAAGCGTTCGGGATGTCGGGGCGCGATCATCAGCCGAGGCAGATGTTCACTCGATGATTTCCAGACCTCGCGAAACGCCTCGATCACCCATTTTTCCTCAGGCGAGTGCGTGCTTGCGGCGATGATGAGCGGCTCGTCGGGCGTGATCCCAAAGCGTTCGCGCAACTCGGCGGTCAATGCCGTCGCCTTATCGTCGAGATCGTGAACAAACTTGAGATTGCCCGTCACGCGCACCTTGCTGCCGCGGGCACCGAGTGCCATCAGGCGCGTAGCGTCGGATTTGTCCTGCATCAGGGCCAGTTCGAGATAGTTGAGGACGCGCTTCATAAACCGCTTGATCTTTGTGTAGCGGTTGAGCGAGCGTTCCGACAGGCGACCGTTGACGATGGCAACGCGGGCACCTGATTTGTAAGCCTCGCGGAAAAAGTTGAACCAGATCTCGGTCTCCATCACGAGCACGACCGATGGCCTGATGCGCCGCAGCGAACGCCGAACGGTATTTCGCCAGTCGAAAGGGAAGTAAAAGACCAGATCGGCAACGCCCGCAAAACCTTCCTTTGCGACCTTCTGCCCTGTTCGCGTCGTTGTCGATACGACAAGCGAATAGTCGGCGAAGCGTTGCTTTATCTTCTCGGCCAGCGGCCGCGCGGCGTTAACCTCGCCAACCGAGACGCAGTGCAGCCATACGACTCTCTTGCCCTTCCGATCGAATGCTGGAAGAAAGCCAAGACGCTGTTTGAAGCCCGCGGCATACTTCCCTCGGCGAAGAAGAAACACCGGCACCATCAAGACGAAGCCGAGCGTGTATATGATGCCGTAAAGAAGGTACATTGGCGGAAAGTGAAAAGTGAAAGAGTGAAAAGGTGAAAAAGCCGAAGTCTTCCTCCTTCCTTTTCACTTTTTCACTCTTTCACCATTTCACAGGCTTACTTGACTCTTTCCATGTACCGCGATTCAGCGGGATTGACGCGGATCTTTTCACCTTCGACGATAAAGGGCGGCACCTGAAGCGTTACGCCGTTCTCGAGGGTTGCAGGTTTGTTGGAGTTTGACGCGGTCGCACCTTTCATCACGGGTTCGGTCTCGGTCACGGTCAGTTCCATCGAGGCGGGCAGAGCGACGCCGATGGGCGTACCGTCGTAGAATTCGACCTCGATGGTGAGATTCGGGATCAGCCATTGGGCGGCATCGCCGAGATCCTCGTCCGTGAGGGCCACCTGCTCGAAGGTCTCGTTGTTCATAAAATGATGATGCGAGCCGTCCGAATACATGTAGTCCATCTTGTGCTGCTCAAGTGTCACCTTTTCGAGCGTGTCGTTCGAGCGAAAGCGAAACTCGAACGAGTTGCCCGTGAGTAGGTTCCTCAGCCGTGCCTGCACCATTGCCCGCAGGTTGCCGGGCGTGTGGTGGTGAAATTCCATGACCTTCACGGGCGAACCCTCGTGAAGAATTACCATGCCTTTGCGTATGTCGTTTGCCGAAATTGCCATAACCTTAAATATTACAAAAGGGTTAGTGTAGTTTCCTGACCGTCAACTGTCTAGGCACACACCTGATTTCTTCTCTGCGTCTCTCTGCGAAAATCTCTGCGTTCTCTGCGTGGAATCTGGCTGCGGTTGGGATCCACGCAGAGATCGCGGAGGTTTTCGCGGAGATCGCAAAGAGGAGACTCTAGCGCACCGTTACCCGGAACCGAAATCGCCCCTTCCACGGGTCGGCCTTTTGGCATTCCTGGACTGTCAGAATGTAATCGCCGCGCTCCGTCGGAAAAACCTCGCGGCGGGCGTGGCACGACAGGTCGAGGTCGTCGCCAAATGAACTTCCGTCCGGCGACGTGATCCAGATCGAGACCGGATTTGCGTCGCCGATCGGCTCGGTCGTCAGCCGCTGGCCCTTTCGGACGCGAATGGCATATTTGCGAACCGATCTGAAACTCGACAAACGACCGCTGACGACGGCCGAGCGAGCGCCGGGCTTAAACGTGATACGACTGGCCTTCTGGGCGACAGCGGGCAATGTGAACAGGCCAACGATCAAGAACGCGAACATGAGCGGCAATATCTTCTTCATCGCTCTACTTCCCCTTTGTAAACGGCAGCGGTGGCGGCTCTTCGCCCTCGGCCGGATAGCCGCGGTTGATCGACTTGTAAATGTTGATGATCTGATCGACCCAGTCCTTTGCCTCGGCGTTCGTCGGGTCGTGCTTGAGCGTTCGGCGATAGTCGCCAAGGGCCGAGGCGTACTGCCGCGCACCGGTCAGGGCATTAGCCCGAGCGAGATAGGCCTCAGCAAGGCCTTTTTTTGCTGCCGTGTCAGACGGCTGGTCGCCGGCGGCTTTCTCGGCTTTTGCGATCGCGGCGTCAAACGTCGAGGTGTCGATCGCGTCACCGCTCTGCGTCCATTTCGAAGGAGCTCCGGCGGAGTTTGCCGCGGGCGGCTGGCGCTCATTGGGGCCGTGGGCGATGGAGGTCTGCGAACGCTCGTTCGTCGGAGTCGTTGAATTCGAGTTCTGCGGGATCGGCTGCGGCGTGTTCATGCACGCGGTGAGCAGCGAAGCTGCGGCAACCAGAATGAGATTTTTCATAGGTTTACAGTAGTGTCTTAATTCGTGCATTCGTGGCTAATATGTTTTCAAGAAACTTTGCCCACGAATGCACGAATAAATCCAAACAAAGGCACTGCCAGATTTACTTATCAATGTATGGCCGCGACTGAACGACGTAAATACGATTGCCGATCATGCCCCACTCGATGTCCTGTTCGCGCTTGCCGCCAAAGGCGCGTTTGATGCTGCCGGCGACGCGGGCGAGGCTGCGTGCCTGAGCATCGGTGAGAACACGTTTTCTCGCCCCCGCGCATTTATCCACCGTTTTGAGGTCGCCTTTTGGGTCGAAGGCGAGAGCGCTTTCCTGCTGAGACAGCGTCATCAGGACAACGGCGTTCGACTTCGGGTTGTAGAGTATCTGCTCGGGAATGCCTGCGTTATCGACGACCTTTGAATTATGCCCGCAGACGGCCGAGATATAGACGGAGTCCTTGCTCTTCGGGTCAAACGGGTCCTTTGTGATCATCACGCCGCCCCGCTCCATATCGATGCCGATCTGGATAAGGGCCGACATATAAACGTCGGTCTGGCTGACGTAATTGCGCACCCGCGCCTCGTATGCCTCGAATTTCCACAAGCTGGCCCAGACCTTCTTTACGGCCTCGATCAGTTTGTCTTCCGCGATCACGTTTGGAACGCTGGAATACAATCCGGCGCCTGAGAAATTTGGCAGATCTTCGCTGTTTGACGAGCTGCGGACAAATACAGGCTTTGACGAAAGCTGTGTCTTCCATTTGGTGATGATCGCGGAGCGCAGTTCGTCGTCAAACTTGCCGTTCTGTATCGCGCTGCGAAACTCCTCGAGCTTTTGCCGCCGCACACGCGGATTATGGACAAAATCGTTGTTGTCCATATTGTCCTCGATGATCTTGTTCAGATCGTTGCGCCGCATGAATTCGTCGTACCAGTGAAACGGGATGGCGAATCCGTCAGGGATGATGATCCCGGCGACTTTTTTGTTTATCATCTCGCCGAGGTTGGCCGATTTTGAACCGTATTTGATGCTGTCCGCCGTTCGCATTTCCTTTAACCCGGCCAGGCTTGTCGTCTTGAGATCGACCGGCGGAATCTGCTGATCGGGCGAAGAGAATCGCTGCTTGATGTCATCGGACGACGCCATGTCGAATTTGTAATCAGTCAGGCTCGCCTCGAGCCGCATCACATATGTGTCGAATTGGCGAAACAGCTTATCGGCGTCCTTGATATAGACATTTGGGATGTTCCAGCCTTTTGCGAGGATGTTGATGTGCGACAAGGGCGATGAGGGCTTTGCGACGATGACGCCGCGCACCGGCGGCAGCGTGATCGGCAGCTCGCGCAGCACGACGATCTCGTTGTCGCCGATCTCGACCGTGTCGTCGAGCTTGTCGATGATGTGTATGCGCCCGACGGCCGTGCCTGTGTTGAGGGCGAGATACGCCTGGTTGCGATTAAGCTCATCCTGCGAGATCCGTT is a genomic window of Chloracidobacterium sp. containing:
- a CDS encoding peptidoglycan-binding protein, translated to MLKRLFFAGIVSILFVSAAAAQGGSTKGSSDAKTSTETAAKSAAFRPTKEQVMQGQKFLKEQKLYNGEATGLYNNETRAAIKSYQKANGLALTGNFNQATLGKMNIAFTDKQKAAATGIVMPVESTAGKTGAVTPTDSKASKTGAVTPTDSKAGTIVGHETVSNPSATADPKRPAPFRANDDQIKAAQQILRDGKMLTGGEDGKLDDLTREGLGAFQEAKGMKVTKTLNAATLDKMGIALTDKQKEQVAAQAAYDAAKAASKAQ
- a CDS encoding DUF4440 domain-containing protein — translated: MRTKLLTLTLILMLSAVVSAQRSGASAAIRKVMDEQVTAWNNGDLEAFMQGYWKSDKLKFVSGDRITYGWEPTLDNYRKTYGSPGMMGKLTFSDLDITVLSSSAAFVVGSWSLEREKDNPKGKFTLLFRKLKEGWRIVTDHSS
- a CDS encoding 3-deoxy-D-manno-octulosonic acid transferase, giving the protein MYLLYGIIYTLGFVLMVPVFLLRRGKYAAGFKQRLGFLPAFDRKGKRVVWLHCVSVGEVNAARPLAEKIKQRFADYSLVVSTTTRTGQKVAKEGFAGVADLVFYFPFDWRNTVRRSLRRIRPSVVLVMETEIWFNFFREAYKSGARVAIVNGRLSERSLNRYTKIKRFMKRVLNYLELALMQDKSDATRLMALGARGSKVRVTGNLKFVHDLDDKATALTAELRERFGITPDEPLIIAASTHSPEEKWVIEAFREVWKSSSEHLPRLMIAPRHPERFAEVSGLIKASGFSWVRRSEQPSGRDHTAEVILLDSIGELRAAYPLAEIVFVGGSLIPHGGQSIYEPAAAGRAIITGSHTANFAAAVKEFLSKDALRQIGRVTEKDGSGKLADEFRALLSDAARRDILGRNALAVMNANRGAVTKTIEYLEPLFTAKERPKYR
- the efp gene encoding elongation factor P, which encodes MAISANDIRKGMVILHEGSPVKVMEFHHHTPGNLRAMVQARLRNLLTGNSFEFRFRSNDTLEKVTLEQHKMDYMYSDGSHHHFMNNETFEQVALTDEDLGDAAQWLIPNLTIEVEFYDGTPIGVALPASMELTVTETEPVMKGATASNSNKPATLENGVTLQVPPFIVEGEKIRVNPAESRYMERVK
- a CDS encoding tetratricopeptide repeat protein; amino-acid sequence: MKNLILVAAASLLTACMNTPQPIPQNSNSTTPTNERSQTSIAHGPNERQPPAANSAGAPSKWTQSGDAIDTSTFDAAIAKAEKAAGDQPSDTAAKKGLAEAYLARANALTGARQYASALGDYRRTLKHDPTNAEAKDWVDQIINIYKSINRGYPAEGEEPPPLPFTKGK
- a CDS encoding PEP/pyruvate-binding domain-containing protein — its product is MPSLLVAAMAATTTAQMSRKPTPTREPAGAMAKRPDSKANSLPKIESRNAFNSIARVYHQDTPYAMPHVMFVIDRKAGNKIYFINSQKFRFHKDFLLATYLIPRGTEIFKPVYIDQDRRFLVGTIAWQAPVERFTWELWEGDLASGEMIKAANDVINNHFYEKVAYKPNSIRQEDASADLGIERISQDELNRNQAYLALNTGTAVGRIHIIDKLDDTVEIGDNEIVVLRELPITLPPVRGVIVAKPSSPLSHINILAKGWNIPNVYIKDADKLFRQFDTYVMRLEASLTDYKFDMASSDDIKQRFSSPDQQIPPVDLKTTSLAGLKEMRTADSIKYGSKSANLGEMINKKVAGIIIPDGFAIPFHWYDEFMRRNDLNKIIEDNMDNNDFVHNPRVRRQKLEEFRSAIQNGKFDDELRSAIITKWKTQLSSKPVFVRSSSNSEDLPNFSGAGLYSSVPNVIAEDKLIEAVKKVWASLWKFEAYEARVRNYVSQTDVYMSALIQIGIDMERGGVMITKDPFDPKSKDSVYISAVCGHNSKVVDNAGIPEQILYNPKSNAVVLMTLSQQESALAFDPKGDLKTVDKCAGARKRVLTDAQARSLARVAGSIKRAFGGKREQDIEWGMIGNRIYVVQSRPYIDK